The segment GCCAGGCTCTCGTTGCTCACGACATCTCCCTTTCCCAGGGCGTCCTCAGTACCTGTGTGTCCCGGGCCATAGCTCATCAGCCGAAGGCCCGGGTGACAAGAGCCTTCGGGTAAATGGTTTAGACCTGTCGCGGGTTTTGCCCCGTGATGGTGAACCGCTGCCCCGGTTGGGGGAGAAATACCAGGTGGCGGCAGGCGTGTCGGCTGGATTTTGGAAGGCCCCTCCTCCCCGGGCGGCGGGGAGGAGGGGCCGTCACTACTGTGCACGGGCCCCGGACGGCTTTGGTTCACCCCTTCTTTCCCCGCTTTCTCCGCCCGCGGTGGGGGTGCGCGGGGGCGGGGCGGTTCCGGATGGTGGTCCGTTCCGGGGCCGGTGGTGTTCCCGGAGCCTCGGCGGATCCGGGCCGGCACGGGGCGCGGCGTTCAGCTCCGGGCCCGGACGGAGCGGGCACCGGACGGCGGAACCCGGTGGAAGACCAGGCCGCACGCGGCCCCGCCCGCCGCCCCGCCCGCCGCGGTGGGCTCGCCGTCCTCCGCCGTGTCCGCAGGCCCGGTGCTTCCAGGCGCGGTGTCTGCCGGTCCGGTGTTTGCAGGCCCGGTGCTTCCAGGCGCGGTGTCTGCCGGTCCGGTGTTTGCAGGCCCGGTGCTTCCAGGCGCGGTGTCTGCCGGTCCGGGGGCAGCCGCATCCCCGTCTGTCGGCTTTTCTTCCGCCGACTGTGCCGGTCCGCCGTTCGCCCAGCCGTCCTCCCGCTCCGCGAGCAGATACGCCTGGGCCTCTCCGACGTGGAAGTACATGCCATGGAGCTTCAGCGTCCCGTCGGCGAGTCTTCGGGCCACCGTCTCGTACGCCCGCAGATGCTCCAGCTGCTGCACCACATTGGTCAGACAGAGCTGTTCCACCGCGTCCTTCGGCAGCCGCCCCGAAAGACGCGCGGGCACCGCACGGGTGCTGCCCATCCGCTCCAGGCTCGGCAGTCCGTGCCGCAGCCACCGCCGGAGCGGGGTCTGTTCACCGTCGGGAGGCAGCCGGAGCAGGGACTGCATCGCACCACAGCCCGAATGCCCGCAGACCGTGATGGAGCCGACACCGAGCACATCCACCGCGTACTCAATGGCCGCGGCGACCGAGTCGTCGCCGCTTTCCTCCCCGGGCCTGGGGACCAGATTCCCGATGTTCCGTACGGTGAAGAGGTCGCCGGGGCCGCTCGCCGTGATCATGCTGGTGACCAGGCGGGAGTCGGCGCAGGTGAGGAAGAGCTGGGAGGGCCGCTGCCCCTCGCGGGCCAGCCGTGCCAGCTCGTCCCGGACCAGCGGAGCCGTATCGCGCTGAAAAGAACCGAGGCCGTCGGCCAGTTCACGGCCGGTCCGCCGGCCGGGGGAGCTGTGGCAGTGGTGGTTGCGCCAGGGGGTCCAGGGGCGGCAGCAGCTCTGGGACTCCGATACGGGCCCGCTGATCCGGCCGCCCGCCCGGCCGGTGAACTCCACCGTCCCGCCGTGGGCCACCTGCGCCACCTGCCAGTCGTGCAGCGCTTCGTACGCCGCGTGGTCCATAAAGGAGCCGTCCAGTTCGACCACGCAGTCCGCATCGCGGGGCACCAGATTCAGCGCACGGGTCAGCCGGGGCACGGCGAGGAACGTCAACTGGCCGCGCACCCGGACCCGGCGGACGCCGTCGTACTCCTCCTGGGAGATCCGGGTCCGGGTCAGCCGGTGCAGGGAGACGGCGACCGCGGCGGCGATACCGATGGCCACGCCCTCCAGCACGCCCGTGGCGACGACGGAGAGCAGGGTCACCGCGTAGACCAGCATTTCGCGGTTCCGCCGGACGGTCCGCAGATGGGTGATGCTCACCATCTGGACGCCGACGACCATCACCAGGGCGGCGAGCGCGGCCAGCGGGATGAGGTCGAGCAGCGGAACCAGCAGCAGAGCGGCGAGCACGATCCACAGTCCGTGCAGCATGGTGGAGTGGCGGCTGACGGCTCCGGCCGACACATTGGCGACGGTTCTGACGGCCACTCCGGCCACCGGCAGTCCGCCGAGAGCGCCCGAGACGATGTTCGCCGCGCCCTGGCCCGCGAGCTCCCGGTCCAGATTCGAGCGGGGGACCCGGGACTGGGCGGCGCCCCCCGCGGTCTCCATCCGCTTGGCCAGCAGTTTGTCGACGGCGACCGCCGACAACAGGGACTGGACGCTGGTGACCAGCGTGATGGTCACCACCGCGGCGGCGATTCCGAGCACCGGATCCTGCGGCAACTGGGGCAGGGCATGACTGCTCCACGACGGCAGATCGACGCGGGGCAGCCCGACGGGCCGGGCGACGGCGGCGAGCGCGGTGGCCGCCGTGACCGCGGCGAGCGCGGCCGGAATCCGCCGTACCGCCCGTCCGGTACGGCCGGGGAGCCGGGGCCAGGCCAGCAGCACGGCGACGGTGACGGCGCTGACCGTGACGGCGTCGGTGTGCAGCGCGGCCAACTGGCCGGGCAGGGCCAGGACATTGTCGAGCGCGGCGGAGCGGGGGGTGCCGCCGAGCACGATATGGAGCTGAGCCAGGGCGATCGTGACCCCGATGCCCGCGATCATGCCGTGAACGATCGCGGGGCTGACCGCGAGGGCCGAACGGGCCACTCGCAGGGCGGCCAGACCGAGCTGGGCGAGCCCGGCGAGGACGGTGACGGCGCAGGTCGCCCGCCAGCCGTACTGCTGGATGAGATCGGCGGTGACGACGGTCAGACCCGCCGCCGGTCCGCTGACCTGGAGCGGTGAGCCGCCGAACCGGCCGGCGACGATCCCTCCGACAGCCGCGGCGACCAGCCCCGCCTGGAGCGGGGCTCCGGTGGCGAGGGCGATGCCCAGGGAGAGCGGCAAGGCGATCAGGAACACCGAGACGGAGGCGGACAGATCGGCTCCGGCGATCCGGAAACCGCCGGGGGGTGGGTGGTGAGGCAGGGAAGAGCCCTCGGTCGAATCGGTCGACTTGGTCGGTTCGGTCGACTTGGTCGGCTCGGTCGGTTCGGACGGCTCGGGTGGGGAGTGGGTGCGGGTGGGGACGCAGGCGGACATGGTTCCCGTCTCCTCCGGGGCAGCGCGGTCGCGGAATGTGGGGCGCGGCCGTGGGTCACGGCGTGCAGCGGCGGGATAAGTGAAGAGACTCAACTCTCAGTAAATTGATCGTAATGGAGAGTAAAGACTGAGGTGGGACAGTCCGGGCATATAGGTCAATGTTTCACTCTTCTCGGTGATTAATGCGGTTAATGCGGCCCGTCATCGGCTGCGCCCCACTGTCGCGGTGCGACTTTGTCGAATCGGTAATACCGGTCGGAAAAACACAAAGTCATATGAAAGTGGGTGGACGGATGAAGGCCGCCGTCGCACAGAGGGCCGCCGTCGGCGCGGTGGCCACGGCGCTGCTCGCGGGGCTGGCGGGCTGCTCCTTCCCGGGGGACCGGTCCGCGCAGGAGGGTGCGCCGGGTGCCAAGAAGGCGCCCCTGCCCAAGGCCGCGCCCCAGTTGATCGGGGACGGCTCGACCGCGTACACCGGGGCGCAGCCGAACCAGCTGAAGCCGCGGAAGCTGAAGGCCGGCCAGAAACCGCCCCAGTTCGTCGTGTTCTCGTGGGACGGCGCGGGCGAGGACAGCCAGAAGCTGTTCTCCCACTTCCGTTCCGTGGCCCGGAAGTACGACATGACGATGACGTACTTCCTCAGCGGGGTCTATCTGCTGCCCGAGGAGAAAGCTTCCCTCTATCTGCCGCCGAAGCATTCCGCCGGCCGCTCCGACATCGGCTTCAACGATGTCCAGGGAATCCGCGACACCGTACGCGAGCTGCGCGCCGCCTGGCAGGAGGGCAACGAGGTGGGTACCCACTTCAACGGCCACTTCTGCGGGCCCGAGGGCGGTGACAGCTGGTCGGTCGAGGACTGGAAGAGCGAGATCGGCCAGGCCAAGGCCTTTGTGAAGAACTGGCGGACGAACGCCGGTCTGACGGACGAGAAGCCGCTGCCGTTCGACTACGACAAGGAGCTGATCGGCGCCCGTACTCCCTGTCTGGAAGGCCGCAAGAACTTTGTGAAGGCCGCCGGTGAGCTGGGCTTCCGCTATGACACCAGTGGTATCAACGACCAGATCTGGCCGGAGAAGGAAGCGGGCGTCTGGGATCTCGGGCTCCAGATGGTCCCGTTCCCGGGCCGCGGCTTCGAGACGCTCTCCATGGACTACAACTTCATGGTCAACCAGTCCGGGACGGTCAAGGGCGACCCCGCGCAGCACGACTACTGGGGCCGCCAGATGCGTGACGGACTGGTCCAGGCCTTCGACCGTGCCTACGACGGGAACCGGGCGCCGCTGATCATCGGCAACCACTTCGAATCGTGGAACGGCGGGACGTACATGCGTGCCGTCGAGGACACCATCGCCACGGTCTGTGTGAAGAAGGACGTCAAGTGCGTCTCCTTCAAACAGCTTGTGGACTGGCTCGACGCGCAGGATCCCAAGGTGCTCGCCAAACTGCGGACACTGAAGGTCGGCGAAGCCCCGGCGGCGGGCTGGCCCGCCTTCCAGGGCGGGGCGCCGGCCGGTCCGGCGGGTGATCCCGCCGGATCGGCGGCCGAGCCCCCGCACCGGGCGGTGCCGCCTGCCGGGGACGGCGCGGAGCAGGACGGTCCGGCCGCCGCGGCGGCGGCCGCCCCTGTGGTCAGGCCGGAAGCGGAGCGCTGATTTCCGCGGAAGCCTCACCGAGGACGAAGGCGGGGTCGACCTGGGCCGCCAGGTCGGCGCCTGTCTTCGCGTTGCCCCAGCTTTCGGCGTTCCGCAGATGGAAGTGGACCATCTGGCGGGTGTACCGCTCCCAGTCGCGCCGCTCATAGGTGTCCGCGACGGTGTCCAGCAGGATCTGCAGGGCGGCGCGGTTCGCCGGTTCCAGCAGGTCGTACGGTTTCGGGCGGCCCTTCTCCATCGCCCTTACCCAGTCCGAGTGGCCGACGGCGACCAGCAGATCGTCGCCGACCTGCTCGCGCAGGAAGTCGAGGTCGTCCTCGCCCTGCACCTTGTTGCCGACGACCTTCAGCGCGACGCCGAAATCGCGTGCGTACTCCTTGTACTGACGGTAGACGGAGACGCCCTTGCGGGTCGGCTCGGCGACCAGGAACGTCATGTCGAAGCGGGTGAACATGCCGGAGGCGAAGGAGTCCGATCCGGCGGTCATATCGACCACGACGTACTCGTCACGTCCGTCGACCAGATGGTTCAGGCACAGCTCCACCGCCCCGACCTTGGAGTGGTAGCAGGCCACACCGAGGTCCGACTCCGTGAAGGGGCCGGTCGCCATCAGCCTGATCACGGCGGAGTCCAGCCGGACCGGGCGGGCGCAGGCGTCGTAGACGGGATTCTCCTCCCCGACCCGCAGCAGTCTGGAGCCCTCGCCCGGCGGGGTGGTTTTGATCATGGTTTCGGCGGAGGCGATCCGGGGGTTGGTGCCGCGCAGATAGTCCTTGATGAGGGGTAGTTGGGCGCCCATGGCGGGCAGTGCTGCGGCCTCGTCGTCGTCGAGGCCGAGGGCCGCGCCCAGATGCTGGTTGATATCGGCGTCCACGGCGACGACCGGGGCCCCGTCCGCGGCCAGATGCCGGATGAAGAGCGAGGACAGCGTGGTCTTTCCGCTGCCGCCCTTCCCCACGAAAGCGATCTTCATGTTCACCTAGGGTAGTGCCGACATTCCCCTGTGTTGTCAAGTCGGGTGAAGAAGACCACTCAAAAGGGGGACGTACGCCGGGGGCGCGTAGCCTCCATGACTATGAGGACGAACGCCGTGCCCGCCCCCTCCGTCGATCCGCTCGCAGCCCTCGGTGAACTGCCGGGAGTGCCCGAGGCCGTTGCTTCCGTACGGATCGCGGTCGACCGGGTCTACGGTCACCGGATCATGCGGCGGCGCAGCACCGAGGTGACATCGGAGGCCGCGCTCCGCGGGGCCCGGGGTTCGGCGGCGCTGGCCGGCGCGGACTGGGCGCTGGAGGAGGTCCGCAGGCGTACGGACTTCGGCACCGAGAGCGAGGCGCATACGGTCGGGGCGGCGCTCAGGCTCTCCGCCGAGGCCGGTCAACTGCTCTCCGTCTGGCGTCAGTCGCCGCTGCGGGTCCTGGCCCGGCTGCATCTGGTCGCGGCGGGTGGCGGTCGCGACGACGGTACGGTCGGCCGGCCGCGGCTGGCCGGGGAGGCGGTCGACGAGCCGCTGGTGACGGCTCCGCTGCCGGACGCCACGGAGCTGAGCGGCCGACTGGAGGGGCTGGCCGGGCTGATCGTGGCGGGCAGCGCCGCCCCGGCGCTGGTGAACGCGGCCGTGGTCCACGGCGAGCTGCTGGCGCTGCGCCCCTTCGGCTCGTACAACGGCCCGGTGGCGCGGGCGGCTCAGCGGATCGTGCTGATCGGCAGCGGGCTGGACCCGAAATCGATCTGCCCGGCCGAGGTCGGCCATGCCGAGCTGGGGCGGGAGGCTTACGCGGCGGCCCTGGAGGGCTATATGTCGGGTACGGCGGAGGGGATGGGCGCCTGGATCGCCCACTGCGGCCGAGCGGTGGAGCTGGGTGCACGCGAGTCCACCGCGGTCTGCGAGGCGCTCCAGCGCGGAGCGGCCTGATCCGGCGGTGACTGCCTGATCCGGCAGTGGGGAGACCGGCCGGCTCCGCCCGGATGAGGCGCCTGGGTCCGGATGAAGACGCCGGGGCCGGATGAGGTGCCAGGTCCGGACGGTCGCCCGCTGCGGTCGGTCGGTGGAGCCGGGGCGGGGCGACGGGTCCGGGCCCGGACAGGGTTGCGGCGGTACCGGTTCCGGTACCGCCGCTGGCATGTCCGCCGAGTTACCAAGCGTCCTCGATGATGCGCCCATCAGGCCGGGAACTTTGCCCTTCACCTGGTGCGGCTGGCCCGTATTCGACGGGTCGACGTCGCGTGGGTGCCCGGTTTTCATGCTCGGTCCGTGGGGCCTTTTATGCGTTTACTAGGTGATCCTCTCGGATGTCCTTGGTCTCGCGGGCCGTTGAATCCTTTGTACTCCTGCGGGCAGGGAAGCGGAACCCCTGCCCGCACTTCTTTACTTTTAGCTTCAAATAGGGAGGAAACGGTCGGTGGAGCGACCGATGAGGCGACCGGTGGCGCGACGGGTGGTGCCGGAGGCGCCCGCCTTGGCTCCACCGGCCCCGGCGGGCGTACGGGCCGCCTGGGCGACGACCCGGGCCGCCCCGGCGCCGGAGACGGCGCGGGCCGCCGCGGCGGCGCCGTTCCGGCGGCGAGCGGCGTACCAGACCAGCCCGGCGGTCGCCGCCGCCGCGCCCACTGCGGCCGCCGCCATCAGCGCGGGGCGCGGCGGCATCGAGAGGGCGGGCAGCCGCTGCTTCAGCCGGACCGGCCGGTTGAAGACCAGAACCGGCCAGTCCCGGGCGGTCGCCTCCCGGCGGAGTGCCCGGTCGGGATTGACCGCGTAAGGATGGCCGACGGACTCCAGCATCGGCACATCGGTGATGGAATCGCTGTATGCGTAGCAGCGGGAGAGGTCGTATCCCTCGGACTCGGCGAGTTCCCTGATCGCTTCCGCTTTTGTCGGCCCGTAGGCGTAGTACTCGACTTCACCGGTGAAACAGCCGTCGTCGCCGACCACCATGCGGGTGGCAACGACCCGATCGGCGCCCAGAAGTTCACCGATGGGCTCGACGACCTCGGCGCCGGAGGTGGACACGATGACGACATCGCGGCCCGCGGTGTGGTGCTCCTCGATGAGGGAAGCGGCTTCGTCGTAGATGATCGGGTCGATCAGGTCATGGAGCGTCTCGGCGACGATCTCCTTCACCTGCTGAACGTTCCAGCCCTTGCAGAGGGCCGAGAGATACTCGCGCATCCCCTCCATCTGGTCGTGGTCGGCGCCGCCCGCGAGAAAAACGAACTGGGCATACGCGGTCCGCAGTACGGCCCGGCGGTTGATCAGGCCACCGTGGTAGAAGGACTTGCTGAAGGTCAGCGTCGAAGACTTCGCAATGACCGTCTTGTCCAGGTCAAAGAACGCGGCTGTGCGAGGCAAGGAGTGGTTTTCCACGACCCGAGCATAGGTGGCCTCCATTCGGCGTACGCTCCGGCGTGTGGGTTTGCCTGAGAAGGCTCTCGGGTACACCATGGAAGTCACGGATCGTTCGCGACCGTGCTAACCCGGTCCGGCTCCTCCCCCCCCCGAGCCGGCCGGAGAGGCGACCCCCGCTCTCCCCCCCGGCGGGGGTCGTCGCATGTCCGGACGGGTTTTCTTCCCGCCGCAAGATCCACCGTGCTCGACCTCCCCTTCATGCTGCGCTGTGGGCCCGGCTCTCCGAACACTCTGCATCGTCACTGTGCGTGATGGAAGGGGTGCGTAGGGGGAGTCACTGGTATGGGCGACCAAGTTATTCACAAGTGGTCGGTCATCCACAGTTTTTCAGCAAGATCCACACGATTTTCCGGTGCGCCGCACCGTGATTCCACCCGCGTAGTTCGCGGACATCAGGAATCACCGATCCCGTTTCGCTGCGGGATCGCGGCAAACAAGGGGTGGAGAGCGTGGCTGGATCCTTCACATCGCGGCGGCAGACGACCGAGGAAGGGCGCGGGCGAGGCCCGC is part of the Streptomyces qinzhouensis genome and harbors:
- a CDS encoding SulP family inorganic anion transporter is translated as MSACVPTRTHSPPEPSEPTEPTKSTEPTKSTDSTEGSSLPHHPPPGGFRIAGADLSASVSVFLIALPLSLGIALATGAPLQAGLVAAAVGGIVAGRFGGSPLQVSGPAAGLTVVTADLIQQYGWRATCAVTVLAGLAQLGLAALRVARSALAVSPAIVHGMIAGIGVTIALAQLHIVLGGTPRSAALDNVLALPGQLAALHTDAVTVSAVTVAVLLAWPRLPGRTGRAVRRIPAALAAVTAATALAAVARPVGLPRVDLPSWSSHALPQLPQDPVLGIAAAVVTITLVTSVQSLLSAVAVDKLLAKRMETAGGAAQSRVPRSNLDRELAGQGAANIVSGALGGLPVAGVAVRTVANVSAGAVSRHSTMLHGLWIVLAALLLVPLLDLIPLAALAALVMVVGVQMVSITHLRTVRRNREMLVYAVTLLSVVATGVLEGVAIGIAAAVAVSLHRLTRTRISQEEYDGVRRVRVRGQLTFLAVPRLTRALNLVPRDADCVVELDGSFMDHAAYEALHDWQVAQVAHGGTVEFTGRAGGRISGPVSESQSCCRPWTPWRNHHCHSSPGRRTGRELADGLGSFQRDTAPLVRDELARLAREGQRPSQLFLTCADSRLVTSMITASGPGDLFTVRNIGNLVPRPGEESGDDSVAAAIEYAVDVLGVGSITVCGHSGCGAMQSLLRLPPDGEQTPLRRWLRHGLPSLERMGSTRAVPARLSGRLPKDAVEQLCLTNVVQQLEHLRAYETVARRLADGTLKLHGMYFHVGEAQAYLLAEREDGWANGGPAQSAEEKPTDGDAAAPGPADTAPGSTGPANTGPADTAPGSTGPANTGPADTAPGSTGPADTAEDGEPTAAGGAAGGAACGLVFHRVPPSGARSVRARS
- a CDS encoding ATP-binding protein; the protein is MKIAFVGKGGSGKTTLSSLFIRHLAADGAPVVAVDADINQHLGAALGLDDDEAAALPAMGAQLPLIKDYLRGTNPRIASAETMIKTTPPGEGSRLLRVGEENPVYDACARPVRLDSAVIRLMATGPFTESDLGVACYHSKVGAVELCLNHLVDGRDEYVVVDMTAGSDSFASGMFTRFDMTFLVAEPTRKGVSVYRQYKEYARDFGVALKVVGNKVQGEDDLDFLREQVGDDLLVAVGHSDWVRAMEKGRPKPYDLLEPANRAALQILLDTVADTYERRDWERYTRQMVHFHLRNAESWGNAKTGADLAAQVDPAFVLGEASAEISAPLPA
- a CDS encoding oxidoreductase, which translates into the protein MRTNAVPAPSVDPLAALGELPGVPEAVASVRIAVDRVYGHRIMRRRSTEVTSEAALRGARGSAALAGADWALEEVRRRTDFGTESEAHTVGAALRLSAEAGQLLSVWRQSPLRVLARLHLVAAGGGRDDGTVGRPRLAGEAVDEPLVTAPLPDATELSGRLEGLAGLIVAGSAAPALVNAAVVHGELLALRPFGSYNGPVARAAQRIVLIGSGLDPKSICPAEVGHAELGREAYAAALEGYMSGTAEGMGAWIAHCGRAVELGARESTAVCEALQRGAA